From Nicotiana tabacum cultivar K326 chromosome 22, ASM71507v2, whole genome shotgun sequence, one genomic window encodes:
- the LOC107803498 gene encoding 11S globulin seed storage protein 2-like — MAVTTRLLLALLLSAFLLSATNAVRDYQGQQGRQEGQRGTRLTEAQQCRLTRLTASQPTNRIESEGGVTELWDENEEQFQCAGVAPMRNVIRRNSLSLPNFHPMPRLVYIERGQGLIGITYPGCAETFQSQSQTFQAGREPREERGQGRRSDQHQKVHRIRQGDVVALPAGAAHWCYNDGEEELVAVSINDLNHRSNQLDQNLRAFYLAGGVPESGRQQTQAGQRLQSRQRFQNIFRAFDTELMAEAFNIPAEIVRRMQEEQSERGLIVNVREGMRMIRPDEEEGEFEEEQGRPRRGQQWWEEATGNGLEENICTMKIRTNLEHRTQADIFSRQAGKINHVNRHKLPILKYMDMSASRGTLYPNALLTPHWSVNSHCVVYVQRGEAHVQVVDHSGQQVMNDRVNQGEMFVVPQYFASTVRAGQNGLEFVVWRTSSEPMNSQLAGYTSVIRAMPVEVLTNAYQISPNEAQRLKMNRGGESFLLSPQRRSI; from the exons ATGGCGGTCACTACTAGACTCCTCTTAGCTTTACTCCTCTCTGCTTTTCTCTTGTCCGCAACAAATGCAGTTCGAGACTATCAGGGCCAGCAAGGCCGTCAGGAGGGTCAGAGAGGCACTCGTCTCACTGAAGCTCAACAATGCCGTTTAACAAGGCTCACTGCTAGCCAGCCCACTAACAGAATTGAGTCAGAGGGCGGCGTCACTGAGCTGTGGGACGAGAACGAGGAGCAATTCCAGTGCGCTGGAGTTGCTCCCATGAGGAATGTCATCCGTCGCAACTCTCTTTCTCTTCCCAATTTCCATCCCATGCCTCGCTTGGTTTACATTGAGCGTGGCCAGGGATTGATTGGCATTACTTACCCTGGTTGTGCTGAGACTTTCCAGTCTCAGTCCCAGACCTTCCAGGCTGGCCGAGAGCCAAGGGAAGAGAGGGGCCAAGGCCGCAGAAGTGACCAACACCAGAAGGTCCACCGCATTCGCCAAGGAGATGTCGTGGCACTTCCCGCTGGCGCTGCTCATTGGTGCTATAATGATGGTGAGGAAGAGCTTGTCGCCGTCTCTATCAATGACCTCAACCACCGCTCCAACCAGCTTGATCAGAACTTGAGG GCATTCTACTTGGCTGGTGGAGTACCAGAAAGTGGAAGGCAACAAACCCAAGCAGGTCAAAGACTACAGAGCAGGCAGAGGTTTCAGAACATTTTCCGTGCTTTCGACACAGAATTGATGGCCGAGGCCTTCAACATCCCAGCCGAGATTGTAAGGAGGATGCAAGAAGAGCAGAGCGAACGTGGACTAATTGTCAATGTGAGGGAAGGAATGAGAATGATTAGGCCcgacgaagaagaaggagaattcGAAGAAGAGCAAGGGCGACCAAGACGAGGACAGCAATGGTGGGAGGAAGCAACTGGAAATGGCTTGGAAGAAAACATTTGCACAATGAAAATCCGCACCAACCTTGAACACCGAACACAAGCTGATATCTTCTCCAGGCAAGCTGGAAAAATTAACCATGTCAATCGCCATAAACTTCCCATCCTTAAATACATGGACATGAGTGCCTCTAGAGGCACCCTCTATCCG AATGCATTGTTGACCCCACATTGGTCAGTGAACAGCCACTGCGTGGTATACGTTCAAAGAGGAGAGGCACACGTGCAAGTAGTAGACCACAGCGGACAACAAGTGATGAACGACAGGGTGAACCAGGGAGAAATGTTTGTGGTTCCTCAGTACTTCGCCTCAACAGTGAGGGCAGGACAGAATGGACTTGAATTTGTAGTGTGGAGGACAAGCAGTGAACCAATGAACAGCCAGCTTGCAGGTTACACATCAGTGATTAGAgccatgcctgttgaggtccTCACCAATGCCTACCAGATTTCTCCAAATGAAGCACAACGATTGAAGATGAACAGGGGTGGAGAAAGCTTCCTTCTATCTCCTCAGCGAAGGTCCATCTAA